From Serinicoccus profundi, the proteins below share one genomic window:
- the menD gene encoding 2-succinyl-5-enolpyruvyl-6-hydroxy-3-cyclohexene-1-carboxylic-acid synthase, with protein MHPSTALAAVLVDELVRGGVREAVLAPGSRSAPLAYALEEADRAGRLRLHVRIDERTAGFVALGLARAGGVPVPVVTTSGTAVANLHPAVLEAHHSGVPLVVLSADRPAELRGTGANQTTVQPGLFAGAVRWEADLPAPESVGAAAGAHWRSTVCRALAAARSDAAGLGGAGPVHLNVSFRDPLAPALDEGSRPGEVQTDGLRAAGPSGEGEAGAGAADGGAVAGTAAGGAGAGAAAGGAGAGAAAGGVGAGTDAGGAGAGTAAGGAGAGAAAGGAGAGAAAGEARAAAGLTGRAGGAPWVQVAPTEAPRTDTLTPGERTLVLLGDLPDPVLSARALAWAEESGWPVLAEPFGHLPAGPGVVPHAPLVAARVARGDLPDLRPERVVVVGRLTLFRELGALLRLPGMVVEHVAARDPWTDPSHVVSRVHGIGALREAPARHTGAGAWVAAWVRAGAALSEVVAATTAGDVTGLGVARTVADALGEDDVLVVGSSTAPRDLALALDGSAAPARVIANRGLAGIDGTVSTAVGVALAAERRRLSAHLRRGSTASDEIDLPRVVALMGDLTFLHDAGGLLIGPEEPRPDLTIVVVNDDGGGIFSTLEYGDPARLAGPDGADRAAATERIFGTPHGTDLAALSRAYGVVHERVASLAALREALADRTRGLRVLEVPLDRASHRRVRDALG; from the coding sequence GTGCACCCCTCGACCGCTCTGGCCGCCGTCCTCGTCGATGAGCTGGTCCGCGGCGGGGTGCGGGAGGCGGTGCTCGCGCCGGGGTCGCGGTCGGCGCCCCTGGCCTACGCCCTCGAGGAGGCGGACCGCGCGGGGCGGCTGCGGCTGCACGTCCGGATCGATGAGCGGACGGCCGGTTTTGTCGCGCTGGGGCTGGCCCGGGCGGGTGGCGTGCCGGTGCCGGTGGTCACGACGTCGGGCACCGCGGTCGCCAACCTCCACCCGGCCGTCCTCGAGGCGCACCACAGCGGCGTCCCGCTCGTGGTGCTCTCTGCCGACCGCCCGGCCGAGCTGCGCGGCACCGGGGCCAACCAGACGACGGTGCAGCCCGGACTCTTCGCCGGTGCGGTGCGCTGGGAGGCCGATCTGCCCGCGCCGGAGTCGGTGGGCGCGGCCGCCGGTGCGCACTGGCGCTCGACGGTATGCCGCGCGCTCGCCGCAGCGCGATCCGACGCGGCAGGCCTGGGCGGGGCCGGGCCGGTCCACCTCAATGTCTCCTTCCGCGACCCGCTCGCGCCTGCGCTGGACGAGGGGTCCAGGCCGGGCGAGGTGCAGACCGACGGACTGAGGGCAGCTGGGCCGAGCGGCGAGGGAGAAGCGGGTGCTGGGGCTGCTGACGGGGGAGCGGTCGCTGGGACTGCTGCTGGGGGAGCGGGTGCTGGGGCTGCTGCTGGGGGAGCGGGTGCTGGGGCTGCTGCTGGGGGAGTGGGCGCTGGGACTGATGCCGGGGGAGCAGGCGCTGGGACTGCTGCTGGGGGAGCGGGTGCTGGGGCTGCTGCTGGGGGAGCGGGTGCTGGGGCTGCTGCCGGGGAAGCTCGCGCGGCGGCCGGCCTGACCGGCCGCGCGGGTGGGGCGCCGTGGGTGCAGGTGGCCCCGACCGAGGCGCCCCGGACCGACACCCTGACCCCCGGCGAGCGGACGCTCGTGCTGCTCGGTGACCTGCCCGATCCAGTGCTGAGCGCTCGCGCGCTCGCGTGGGCCGAGGAATCCGGGTGGCCAGTGCTCGCCGAACCCTTCGGCCACCTCCCGGCCGGGCCCGGCGTCGTGCCCCACGCGCCCCTGGTCGCCGCACGGGTCGCGCGCGGCGACCTGCCGGACCTGCGCCCGGAGCGGGTCGTGGTGGTCGGGCGACTGACGCTCTTCCGCGAGCTCGGGGCGCTGCTGCGCCTGCCCGGGATGGTCGTGGAGCACGTCGCCGCGCGGGATCCCTGGACCGACCCCTCGCACGTCGTGAGCCGGGTCCACGGCATCGGCGCCCTCCGCGAGGCGCCGGCACGGCATACCGGTGCCGGGGCGTGGGTGGCGGCCTGGGTCCGCGCCGGCGCCGCGCTCTCCGAGGTCGTCGCCGCGACGACCGCCGGGGACGTGACCGGGCTGGGCGTCGCCCGGACCGTGGCTGACGCGCTGGGGGAGGACGACGTGCTCGTGGTCGGGTCTTCGACCGCCCCGCGGGACCTTGCACTCGCGCTGGACGGGTCGGCCGCACCGGCCCGGGTCATCGCGAACCGCGGCCTGGCCGGCATCGACGGCACCGTGTCGACGGCGGTGGGCGTGGCGCTCGCAGCCGAGCGCAGGCGGCTGAGCGCTCACCTGCGCCGCGGGTCCACGGCCTCGGACGAGATCGACCTTCCTCGCGTCGTCGCGCTCATGGGCGACCTGACCTTCCTGCACGACGCGGGCGGTCTGCTCATCGGGCCGGAGGAGCCGCGACCCGACCTCACGATCGTCGTCGTCAACGACGACGGGGGAGGCATCTTCTCGACGCTGGAGTACGGCGACCCCGCCCGCCTCGCCGGCCCCGACGGGGCGGACAGGGCGGCGGCGACCGAGCGGATCTTCGGCACCCCGCACGGCACCGACCTCGCGGCCCTCTCCCGGGCCTATGGCGTGGTCCACGAGCGGGTCGCCTCGCTCGCCGCGCTGCGCGAGGCGCTCGCCGACCGCACCCGAGGGCTCCGCGTGCTGGAGGTGCCGCTCGACCGGGCGAGCCACCGCCGCGTCCGCGACGCCTTGGGGTGA
- a CDS encoding helicase-associated domain-containing protein, whose amino-acid sequence MQRALEGLDLAHLQALEAMIVASPASTEDVADLLGADAARAEELVGDLHALALCWRSPEGMRPARAVADVVGLPGGLGPVGSGVPTGEALRAALDGLQPRHRSLLDALTWGPARGAVAAVPGQGAASPVSVAAQELVEAGLLEREDDAHVVLPREVALALRGGRLHRTSGVAAPQVEHRSLDLEVVDAAAGGRAAELIVLVTEVVEEWGTRPPRVLRSGGLAVRDLGRLAAHLETGTDEVAWLLETAHAAGLLAVDDGRQRVRADEAAVWAPTALADEWLADDAGDRWAALAAAWWSTSAAPSLVGTTEGGRVNALSTATSYPLARQRRHDTLRALASLPPGAVGGEEALGELLRWRHPLRSARSTGDHGVGPATVLRESEWAGVTGRGALSTPGRAVVAGDPAADLMAPLVPPAVDHVLLQADLTAIAPGRLDGPARSLLRLLSEVESRGGASVHRFDEQSVRRALDLGWTADRVLEELAAVSRTPVPQPLDYLVRDVARRHGVARVGACAAYLRCDDAALLDRIEHDRALGMLQWRRIAPTVLVSPVPAPTVLDLLREEQYGPVADGGDGGLALAAAQQHRAPRPSTPAVRVSGVDAEVARQVVGVMRRGDVTASSSGEASTDPVVVSATVREAAVDGQALWIGYADDAGGVATHLVRPLAVEGGRVRASVGDADVTRTFLLHRITRVSPAW is encoded by the coding sequence GTGCAGCGTGCCCTGGAAGGGCTGGACCTCGCTCACCTGCAGGCGCTGGAGGCCATGATCGTCGCCTCCCCCGCCTCGACGGAGGACGTCGCCGACCTGCTGGGCGCGGATGCTGCGCGGGCCGAGGAGCTCGTCGGGGACCTGCACGCGCTGGCCCTGTGCTGGCGCTCACCGGAGGGTATGCGGCCCGCCCGAGCCGTGGCGGACGTCGTCGGCCTCCCCGGTGGGTTGGGTCCGGTGGGGTCGGGTGTGCCGACCGGGGAGGCGCTGCGCGCGGCGCTCGACGGGCTCCAGCCGCGGCACCGCAGCCTGCTCGACGCCCTGACCTGGGGCCCGGCGCGCGGCGCGGTGGCGGCGGTGCCCGGGCAGGGCGCGGCCTCACCGGTGTCCGTCGCCGCGCAGGAGCTGGTCGAGGCCGGTCTGCTGGAGCGCGAGGACGACGCGCACGTCGTCCTGCCGCGCGAGGTCGCCCTGGCTCTGCGCGGGGGACGGCTGCACCGCACCTCGGGCGTGGCGGCGCCGCAGGTGGAGCACCGGAGCCTGGACCTGGAGGTCGTCGACGCCGCCGCGGGCGGGCGCGCCGCCGAGCTGATCGTGCTCGTCACCGAGGTCGTCGAGGAGTGGGGCACCCGCCCGCCGCGGGTGCTGCGCTCCGGTGGCCTGGCCGTCCGCGACCTCGGCCGCCTGGCCGCCCACCTCGAGACCGGCACCGACGAGGTGGCCTGGCTGCTGGAGACGGCCCACGCCGCCGGGCTGCTCGCCGTCGACGACGGCCGCCAACGGGTCCGCGCCGACGAGGCAGCCGTGTGGGCACCGACCGCCCTCGCCGACGAGTGGCTCGCCGACGACGCCGGTGACCGGTGGGCCGCGCTCGCGGCGGCGTGGTGGTCCACCTCGGCCGCGCCCAGCCTCGTCGGGACCACCGAGGGCGGACGCGTCAACGCGCTGTCGACCGCCACGTCATACCCCTTGGCGCGGCAGCGCCGCCACGACACCCTGCGCGCCCTGGCCAGCCTGCCGCCCGGTGCGGTGGGCGGCGAGGAGGCGCTGGGCGAGCTGCTGCGCTGGCGCCACCCGCTGCGCTCGGCCCGGTCCACCGGCGACCACGGGGTCGGCCCGGCGACCGTGCTGCGGGAGTCGGAGTGGGCCGGGGTCACCGGCCGAGGCGCCCTCTCGACGCCGGGGCGAGCGGTCGTCGCCGGCGACCCTGCCGCCGACCTCATGGCGCCGCTGGTCCCCCCGGCGGTCGACCACGTGCTGTTGCAGGCCGACCTCACGGCGATCGCACCGGGGCGCCTGGACGGCCCGGCCCGCTCCCTGCTGCGGCTGCTGAGCGAGGTGGAGTCGCGCGGCGGGGCGAGCGTGCACCGCTTCGACGAGCAGAGCGTGCGACGCGCCCTCGACCTGGGCTGGACGGCCGACCGGGTGCTCGAGGAGCTGGCCGCGGTCTCCCGGACCCCGGTGCCGCAACCGCTGGACTACCTCGTGCGCGACGTCGCGCGCCGGCATGGCGTGGCCCGGGTCGGGGCGTGCGCGGCCTACCTGCGCTGCGACGACGCCGCCCTGCTCGACCGGATCGAGCACGACCGCGCGCTCGGCATGCTGCAGTGGCGCCGCATCGCGCCCACCGTGCTCGTCTCCCCCGTCCCCGCCCCGACGGTGCTGGACCTGCTGCGCGAGGAGCAGTACGGCCCGGTCGCCGACGGCGGCGACGGCGGTCTGGCCCTCGCAGCCGCGCAACAGCACCGGGCGCCCCGGCCGAGCACTCCGGCGGTGCGGGTCAGCGGCGTCGACGCCGAGGTCGCGCGCCAGGTCGTGGGGGTGATGCGCCGCGGCGACGTCACCGCGAGCAGCAGCGGTGAGGCCAGCACCGACCCGGTCGTCGTCAGCGCCACGGTCCGCGAGGCCGCCGTGGACGGTCAGGCGCTGTGGATCGGGTATGCCGACGACGCCGGCGGCGTCGCCACCCACCTCGTGCGGCCGCTCGCGGTCGAGGGCGGCCGGGTCCGCGCCAGCGTGGGCGACGCCGACGTCACCCGCACCTTCCTGCTGCACCGGATCACCAGGGTGAGCCCGGCCTGGTGA
- a CDS encoding HNH endonuclease signature motif containing protein, whose amino-acid sequence MAYRARRASLQIHDDGTATLEVTSSVVSLVAAHTRIERAARLLRKQGDPRTLDQLRADTAAALLVHGQLPQPEPTGHPDTTPTDTSRHPAADQAGEPGSVSGSTLAVSEDDLVAPDLEAMARVICGMPTIELHVVVPFDALAGRASHPTCRHPSTDDTATTRHGEVGFLLGRHPAYLSPGQAREFALLPGTTLSRLLTDPADGRLIERRTTSYRPDAAMRRQILAADVTSRAPGSRQPAAVCEIDHVTPWSNDSPGGATAETNLVALAKRHHDLKTRALAFTALNTRRDLRWTTLLGQSETTRTHDYRQYTHHPQPTTARGERHLSVEELRDAVDRLAPLKPDPDELAGPADAPDQHPSQRADLDDRRDLLNRAFYAALAHRGPDAFLLDTDDHPGSTEHGGPLSGWMWITRTTPSGRRRTGAHPDTPTLRTVLGLPPETDPPHTNPPDTNPPDTNPPQPWTDNTHDEPPPF is encoded by the coding sequence GTGGCCTACCGCGCCCGCCGCGCGAGCCTGCAGATCCACGACGACGGCACCGCCACCCTAGAAGTCACCAGCTCCGTGGTGTCCCTGGTCGCCGCCCACACCCGCATCGAACGCGCCGCCCGACTACTGCGCAAACAGGGCGACCCACGCACCCTGGACCAACTCCGCGCCGACACCGCCGCAGCCCTCCTCGTCCACGGCCAACTCCCCCAACCCGAACCCACCGGGCACCCCGACACCACACCCACCGACACCAGCAGGCACCCCGCCGCTGACCAAGCTGGGGAGCCCGGTTCCGTGTCGGGGTCCACGCTCGCCGTGAGCGAGGACGACCTGGTCGCGCCGGATCTGGAGGCCATGGCGCGGGTGATCTGTGGGATGCCGACGATCGAGCTGCACGTAGTCGTACCGTTCGATGCTCTCGCCGGTCGTGCCAGCCACCCGACCTGTCGCCATCCCAGCACCGACGACACCGCCACCACCCGTCACGGCGAGGTCGGGTTCCTCCTGGGTCGCCACCCGGCCTACCTCAGCCCCGGCCAGGCCCGCGAGTTCGCCCTGCTGCCCGGCACCACCCTGTCCAGACTGCTCACCGACCCCGCCGACGGGCGGCTCATCGAACGCCGCACCACCTCCTACCGCCCCGACGCCGCGATGCGACGCCAGATCCTCGCCGCCGACGTCACCTCACGAGCCCCCGGATCACGACAACCCGCCGCGGTCTGCGAGATCGACCACGTCACCCCCTGGTCCAACGACAGCCCCGGCGGGGCCACCGCCGAGACCAACCTCGTCGCCCTCGCCAAACGACACCACGACCTCAAGACCCGCGCCCTCGCGTTCACCGCACTCAACACCCGACGCGACCTGCGCTGGACCACCCTGCTAGGCCAGAGCGAAACCACCCGCACCCACGACTACCGGCAGTACACCCACCACCCGCAACCCACCACCGCACGCGGTGAACGCCACCTCTCGGTCGAGGAGCTCCGCGACGCGGTCGACCGACTGGCCCCGCTGAAGCCAGACCCCGACGAGCTCGCTGGACCGGCTGACGCCCCGGACCAGCACCCCAGCCAACGCGCCGACCTCGACGACCGGCGCGACCTGCTCAACCGCGCCTTCTACGCCGCCCTCGCCCACCGCGGCCCGGACGCCTTCCTCCTCGACACCGACGACCACCCAGGCTCCACAGAACACGGCGGACCACTCTCAGGCTGGATGTGGATCACCCGCACCACCCCCTCCGGGCGACGACGCACCGGCGCCCACCCCGACACCCCCACCCTGCGCACAGTCCTCGGGCTCCCACCAGAGACCGACCCACCCCACACCAACCCGCCCGACACCAACCCGCCCGACACCAACCCGCCCCAGCCCTGGACCGACAACACCCACGACGAACCCCCGCCCTTCTAG
- a CDS encoding gluconokinase, producing MASNFDIELKDAVAPLVLALDVGSTASRGMIYDAHGRPVGKRAKVPHSFTVAGDGTSEIDPDQLVGEVRTIIGELLGALGDEQVAGVALDTFASSLVVVDAEGSPLTPCFTYADGRCAPQVTELRDELSEENLQQRTGTRVHSSYWPARLRWLAAEQPKVMKKAATFLSLGDYLLLALTGTVATGTSTASWTGLVDRHTAQWYPELVEISGIEPEQLPPIHHLDEPVDVAPTHVEQIAADWPALAQARWYAPITDGLAANVGLGAHDETAIAASCATSGALRVLVREMPETLPPGLWCYRVSHDRALLGGALNDVGRALAWADVTLAVDQVGPQALSEALTAEPHPTTPLVLPFLTGERSTGWASDAQAVMTGVTVASAPAEVYRGVVEGIALSYARIASQLREVAPQPEKLFAGGGVASDRPELMQIMADAMRTPVTPVTIKRSTLHGTALLALETLAPDVRRAKLERGATLSPDYNRRPYYTDRFRRFQQVYEALID from the coding sequence ATGGCCTCGAACTTCGACATCGAGCTGAAGGACGCCGTCGCGCCGCTGGTCCTGGCGCTCGACGTCGGCTCCACCGCCAGCAGGGGCATGATCTACGACGCCCACGGCCGCCCGGTGGGCAAACGCGCCAAGGTGCCCCACAGCTTCACCGTCGCCGGTGACGGCACCTCCGAGATCGATCCCGACCAACTCGTCGGCGAGGTCCGGACGATCATCGGGGAGCTGCTGGGCGCGCTCGGCGACGAGCAGGTCGCCGGGGTGGCGCTCGACACCTTCGCCTCCTCCCTCGTCGTCGTCGACGCCGAGGGCTCGCCGCTCACGCCCTGCTTCACGTATGCCGACGGACGGTGCGCTCCCCAGGTCACCGAGCTGCGCGACGAGCTCTCCGAGGAGAACCTCCAGCAGCGCACCGGCACCCGCGTGCACTCCAGCTACTGGCCGGCCCGGCTGCGCTGGCTCGCCGCCGAGCAGCCCAAGGTCATGAAGAAGGCCGCCACCTTCCTCTCCCTCGGCGACTACCTCCTGCTCGCCCTCACGGGCACCGTCGCGACCGGCACCTCCACGGCGTCGTGGACCGGGCTGGTGGACCGGCATACCGCGCAGTGGTACCCCGAGCTCGTCGAGATCAGCGGGATCGAGCCCGAGCAGCTGCCACCCATCCACCACCTGGACGAGCCGGTCGACGTCGCGCCGACGCACGTCGAGCAGATCGCCGCCGACTGGCCGGCGCTCGCGCAGGCGCGGTGGTATGCCCCGATCACCGACGGCCTCGCCGCCAACGTCGGCCTCGGCGCCCACGACGAGACCGCCATCGCCGCCTCGTGCGCCACCTCGGGTGCGTTGCGGGTGCTCGTGCGGGAGATGCCCGAGACGCTGCCGCCGGGGCTGTGGTGCTACCGCGTCTCCCACGACCGGGCCCTGCTCGGCGGCGCCCTCAACGACGTCGGCCGGGCCCTGGCTTGGGCGGACGTCACCCTCGCCGTCGACCAGGTCGGGCCGCAGGCGCTCTCCGAGGCCCTCACCGCGGAACCGCACCCGACGACGCCGCTCGTGCTGCCCTTCCTCACCGGCGAGCGCAGCACCGGGTGGGCCTCCGACGCGCAGGCCGTGATGACGGGCGTGACCGTCGCCTCCGCGCCCGCCGAGGTCTACCGCGGGGTCGTCGAAGGGATCGCCCTGTCCTACGCCCGCATCGCCAGCCAGCTGCGCGAGGTCGCCCCGCAGCCGGAGAAGCTCTTCGCCGGTGGCGGGGTCGCCTCGGACCGGCCCGAGCTCATGCAGATCATGGCCGACGCCATGCGCACCCCCGTCACGCCGGTGACGATCAAACGCTCGACGCTGCACGGCACGGCGCTGCTCGCCCTGGAGACCCTGGCCCCCGACGTCCGGCGGGCCAAGCTCGAGCGCGGCGCGACCCTGTCCCCCGACTACAACCGGCGGCCCTACTACACCGACCGGTTCCGGCGTTTCCAGCAGGTCTACGAGGCTCTCATTGACTGA